The DNA window TGTAAATCATTTTTAAAGAGTGAGCCCCACCGACTATCCCCCTTATTCGGTGTTTCCATCTTAAGCCTCCTTTTGTACTTTTGGCTTAATTGCTTCTAAGCGGAAAATAGGTTGCCCTTTAGCACTGAACTTCTCTTCATACTCAGTTTTTACATTTGGAAGATCTGTGCTATGTAAGTCATAGGTTACATTCTTAAGTTCCCATCCACATTCTTTGAATTCTTCAAGAGAGAACATAAATAAACCTTCGTTATCAGTTTTAAAGTGAACCTCGCCACCATCTTTTAAAAGACGGGCATAACGATCGAGGAATGTATGGTATGTGAGGCGACGCTTAGCATGTTTTGCCTTAGGCCATGGATCACAGAAGTTGATGTAGAAACGATCTACTTCACCAGGCGCTACAACCTCTTCAATGCCAGCGATATCAAAAAGGGATACCTTAGCATTATCACGCTCTGCTTCAAAGATTTTTTGTGCTGCATAATAAATTACGCCAATTTGAACTTCAAAACCTACAAAGTTAGCATCTGGATACGCTTCAGACATACCGGCAATAAAACGACCCTTACCTGTACCAAGTTCCATATATAATGGTCGTTCAGGATGTGCAAATAACTCACGCCATTTGCCCTTGTACTGTTCCTGGCCGGACAAAATAATATGAGAGTCATATTCGTGGATAGCTTCATCAATCCACGGTTTTCTACGAAGGCGCATACTTTCTCCTTACATCTATATTAACTATTAATTATATCTATTATTACAGGTCATATACCTATCTTATTAATTATAGAAAAGGGGGAGTTAAACGTCAATTACATTTCCCTTCTCATACACATAAAAAAGACCTACTTCCAAAGAAGTAGGTCTTTATATTCTTAGAAAATCAAAGATTCAAGATTTTCAATTTGATATTTGCTGAGGCCAAGCTCAGATAAACTCTTTTCAGATGCAGCGAATAGATTATTTTTACCTACACGCGTACCTAAAGCTGCGGCAGCGACCAATTCACGGTCCAATTTACCAAGGCGAGAGCGATTACGATTTTGCGGTTTTGGTTTCTTCATACGGAACGTATTGTATTGAACCGCTTCTTTTGTATCCTCATTTTTAGCCTTAGCCAAAGCAGCCCCATTAGTGCCATTCCCCAATAAAGCACTAAGTCCTGTTTGCTTTGGAACCATTTTTTCGTAATCAGCGCCAAACTCAGGACGCTCCTCACGTAATTGATCAAATGTAGCTAATGCTGCATTCATTTGCTTTAAACCAGCAGCAGAGTAAAGTTGACGAATCGCAATACTCACCTCTTGCGGTGTCAACGTACCTCGCTCAATAGCAGAGGCGATTGTACTTTTCAATGCACCTTGATCACCGGATGCCGTATAGCGACCAATATCAACCAAGTCTTTTTGACGTGCATTGAGTTCTTTAGGCGTATATATGTTTATCTCAGATATAGACGGTGCCTGCTTAGAAGGCTGTTCTCCCGCCCCATTAGCCTCAGACATATAGCCACCGGCGACGATGGCCACGGCTAATGTTAAGGTTAATACTTTTTTCAACGTCTTACAATCTCCCTTTTCATTAATACTTACTTATATAATACTGTGATATTTTTGTACATTAACAACAAACTTGTTCTACTGTAATACATACTGTAGATAATATTATATAATACTTCATCTAATTTTTATAGTCCTATTCGAAAAAAATCTATAATCTTTTAACAAATTTTATATTTTTATAAAATATAAAACAAAAAGTAATGCAGTAGAAACAGGGCAAAACCATATTTCTACTGCATTTGTAAATAAAATTATTCATTTAATATTTTATCAAACTAAATGGATAAAATTTGTTTTGCATCCGCCACAATCTGATCTAGAGAAACGCCATTTTCTCGTAACAATTCCGTTGCATCATAACGATCGTGGAATTCTTTAGCAATACCATAGTTCTTTACGCGTACATCAGATGGTCCATAGAAGCTAGCTACACGTTGTCCCCAACCGCCTTCAACTACGCCATCTTCCAATGTAAATACTACAGAATGATTTGCTTCCAATTTTTCCAGTAATGCTTCATCAATACCAGAAGCAAATTTAGGGTTAACTACAGTTGCATGAATACCGTCTTTAGCCAATTCATCAGCCACTTGATTAGCTAGATGATAGAAATTACCAAGGCCTAATAAGGCAATGCGTTCACCATGACGAGTCACTTCAGATTTATTTAAAATGCTGTAATCAGTCGTATCGGCTACACCAGTAGATGTAAATTCACCTACAGGAACACGAATAGCCACAGGATGCTCGTGTTGATGCACTGCATATTCCGTCATAGCCAACAATTCTTCATTATTAGTAGGTGCTAAGTATACTAAGTTAGGAATGCTTGTAAGCATAGGAATATCAAAGAATCCTAAATGCGTAACATCGTTCATGCCATATACAGATGCCATATGATTGATAATAACCGCACTGTTATTATTTACACAAAGATCTTGCACCAATTGGTCATAAGCGCGTTGTAAGAAGGTACTATCTACACTGAACACTGGCTTACCGCCATTTTTTGCAATACCAGAACTCATTGCAATAGCATGTTCTTCCGCAATGCCTACGTCGATATATTGTTTACCAGCTTCGTTACGCCATTCAGAGTTAAAGCCAAAGCCACCTGGTGTCCCTGCATTAATAGCTACCACTGTTGGATCTACTTTAATTTGTTCCATCAAATAGTCCGCAATTGTACCAGCATAGGTCGGACCATGATGTTCCTTTTTGAGTTTACCTGTTTCTAAATCAAATGGCCTTGTCCAGTGGAAGGCCTCTTTATTTTGCTCTGCAATAGCATAACCCTTACCTTTTTGAGTAACAATATGTAAAACTATAGGATGGTTAATATCTTTTACATCCTTAAACACATTGATTAATGTTTCCAAATCATTGCCATCGGCTACAAAACGATAATCCAAACCAAGAGCCTTAAAGATATTGTTAGAGCTTTCACCATTAGACTCGCGCAATTCACGAAGGCCACGATACAAACCACCATGGTTTTCTGCAATGGATTGGTCATTATCGTTGACGATAATAATCATATTGCTATCTAATGTGGCCGCATAATCTAGACCCTCAAAGGCTTCCCCACCAGATAAAGAACCATCACCAATGATAGCGATAATATTTTCAGAGTCTCCCTTTAAATTCCGAGCAGTAGCTAGGCCAGATGCTAAGGAGATAGATGTGGATGTATGACCAATATTAAAGAAATCATGCTCACTTTCAGTAGGATCTGTATAACCTGTTACATCATCATAATGATCGTGATCTAAGAACGCCAATGCACGACCTGTGACCATTTTATGTACATAAGACTGATGAGACACGTCATAAACAATCTTATCTACAGGAGAATTAAATACATAGTGCAAGGCCATAATCATTTCCGCTACGCCCATAGGAGGGCCAAAATGACCACCATGCTCAGAAACCTTTGTCATAAGAGCTTGACGAGCTTGTGCTGTTAAGTCTGTTAATTCAGAAATAGATAAGCCTTTTAAATCGGCTGGAGATTTTATATCAATTAAGTTCATATGTGTTCCTTTCATTAGGTGTCATATAACAATACAACCTCTAGAATTTGTATTGTATTACTAACCGTGCTATACTGTATGTCCAGTATGTAATAAGTATAGAACTTAAAGTTAGGTTTAAGTCAAGTGAGACCGTAAAATTTAAATTTAACCTTTTAAAATATACATATATTATATGCCCAATACATTACTCCTGAAACTAAATCATTTACAATTTAATATGAACCTATAAGGAGGTCCTATGACATATACTGTTGGCGAAATTGCCAAAAAACTAAATGTAGCACCTTCTACATTGCGTTACTATGATAAAGAAGGTCTATTACCCTTCGTAGAACGTTCTGCTGGTGGTATCCGTGTATTCCATGACACAGATATGGATTGGTTAGAATTGATTGAATGCATGAAGCATACCGGTATGCCTATTAAAGAAATCAAACATTTTATCGACTACTGCGTCGAAGGTGATAGTCGCATTAATGAAAGATTATCTATTATCAAAAATCAACGAGATCGCGTATTAGTAGAAATCGAAAGCCTACAAGCACGCTTGTCCATGCTAGAATTTAAAACATGGTTTTATGAACAAGCTCAGGCAAATGGAACTACTAGTTTTTATGAAAGCTTAACACCTGATGACGTTCCTGTAGAGTATCATAAATATTTCGAACGCAAATGGCGCGCTGATAAAGAAGCCGCTGAAAAAGGTGAATCACCTAAAAAATATAGAGCTGTATAACAAAAGAGGAGCTATTCAACGGATAGCTCCTCTTTTACATTACATAATGATTATAAAACCACTTAGATTAGCAACGCTAAGAGGCTCTAAGGTCTATTTATTGGGACTTTCAAATATAGTTCTATACCCCTCATCAGTGACAGCAACGATTTGCTCAATCTCCTCTGTAGGATCATCTGTAAACGTAAAGCTTTCACCGGCATCAAAAGATGCACTTGTACCACAGGAAGAACTCAAATCGCGTGGCACCGGACGAAGTTCTATATTTGTTACCCCTTCAGGAGCCTCTCGTTTAAAACGAATGGCTCCAAAGTGAGAGTAAAACGTAGCAATATATTTCATAGTCACTCATTTCTAACTCAAGCATTGGCACGTTTTGTATTAACTACAGCAATAATAAGTGCTACCACAAAACCAACACCTACAGCAATTTCACCATTTAATGTAGGGCCTGCACCAGAAGCGGCTAAGCCAAAATTATGAGCAAATGCTGCACCAGCGGCAAGGCCAAGTACAGTAACAGCGGAATCGGAATTACCTTCACCAGTCATAATCAATTGGCGCAACGGACAACCGCCAAGCAATACGCTACAGAAACCAGCAAGCGCCATACCTAGGAAGTTCCACAATCCATCTGTATGTGCAATCGGTTGGTTTTCAAAGCCAAGATGGAAATTGCCAAAGCTAACATTTACAACAAATACACCAATGAGAACAGCTAAATAACCAAAGATAAGGATGGATTTTTTGAACAAGAATAAATCGCGGAATCCACCAACGGTGCAAAGTCGGCTAACTTGAGATAAGCCACCTACCACGAGGCCTGCCGCCAATGAAATCAACCAAGGTGCATGCATAGCGCCAGGACCTTTTTGACTAAAGAAGATAAAGGCTGGAGCCGCTACTACTAAAACTAGCAAACCAACTTGGATAGCAGGCATCATAGCGGATTCTAATTTACTCAATGTATAGGTACGCTGTAAAGAATAACCTTTTTTCAAGAATATCGTACCAAAGCCGATACCACCTGCAAAACCAGCAATACCGAACAACGCATTTAAGTCACCGCCGCCAAGTCTTAAAATCATACGAATCGGACAACCGAGGAACATCAAAGCACCAATCATAACAAAGAAGCCGAGAATAAATCGAATAATTGGAGAAGAACCACCTTTGCTTTGGTGTTCACCACGAATCATGGATAATAAATAAGCACCTAAAATAAGACCAATAATTTCTGGGCGAATGTACTGTACCGGAGCAGCACGATGTAAACCTAGCCCACCGACAGTATCGCGAACAAAGCAAGCAATACAGAAGCCCATATTACCTGGATTTCCAGCTAATACGAGGAAGCCCGCGATAGCACCAATAATGAGGCCTGCAATAATTAAATTCCGTTTTTCATGAGACCCACTCATAGTAAACTCCTTTCAAACTACAAACACAAAAATTCTATGAGTACATGCTCCTATCCTATACCACATGCTACTCATGATATAATAGCCATAAATATACATTGTTATTTATGGAGATTATCTATGGACTATATCTATTTAGACAATGCAAGCACTTCATTTCCAAAAGCACCAACAGTCGCCACCGCTATGTCCGACTATATAACGAACCGTGGCATAAACATCAACCGTGGATCCTATGCTCTCGCCTACGATGTAGAGGATATTATCTATACAACGAGACAACGACTAAATACCTTATTCAATGGTCATGATCCATCTCACGTAACCTTTACGCAGAATGTGACAATGAGCTTAAATATGGTCATCAAGGGCCTGTTGAAAGACGGTGATCATGTACTCGTTAGCTCTATGGAGCACAACGCAGTTATGAGACCTCTTACCCAACTACTGGATAAGGGCATTACCTTTGATATTATTCCTTGTGACAAAACTGGCTCCATCCAACTTGAAAGTATAGAAGCTCTCATTCGCCCCAATACAGTGGCTATAATTATTAATCACGCATCCAATGTATGTGGCACCATACAGCCTATTGAATCAATAGGTACCATCTGCAAGGCTCATAATCTACATTTCATTGTAGACGCAGCCCAAACAGCAGGTGTTATTCCTATTGATGTAAAAGCATGTCATATAGATGCACTCTGCTTTACAGGTCATAAAGGATTATTAGGCCCCCAAGGTATTGGTGGTATTATATTGACCAAAGAAATGGCTCAAACCTTAACACCTCTTATCGCTGGTGGTACAGGTAGCTTCTCGCATCTAGAAACGATGCCTACTAACATGCCCGACGCCTTTGAAGCAGGCACGTTAAATCTACCTGGCATCATCGGACTCAATGAAGGGCTCTCCTATATTGAGTCACAAGGCATGGAGAACATTCACAACCACGAGCTAGCTTTGACAAAAGCCTTCCTCGAAGGTTTACATTCAATAACTGGAGTTAACATCATCGGCAAACAAGATATCCAAGATAGAACAGCCGTCGTATCTATCACAATTGATGATATGGATGCTGCCAGTATTGCATATGAACTAGAGTCAAAGTATCACATCATGACACGCGTCGGACTACACTGTGCCCCACGAGCACACCAAACGCTAGGTACCTATCCAGAAGGAACCGTGCGCTTCTCCTTTGGCTATGCCAATACACTTGAAGATGTAGATATGGCATTATCTGCACTACATACAATCCTGAAAAATACTAAATAATAATTATCACCGTTAAGGCTATATACTCTGGTATATAGCCTTTTATGCTTCTACGCTTCACACAAACGACCGATAGCATCAGCTCTACAGCGCTTACAGTGCGTCATCTGTGGCACATAGTGACCAATAAATTGACGCATATTGTCGATTTCTTCTGCAGTCGGTCCTCGATGGTTTTCAAAGGCTGTATCATGAACTGGAATCATAGCAATACAGTTCATCAAATCTACGCCCCATGCTTCCGCTTGTTTAGCGATAGCTGGTACATGGTCCATATTTACATCAGGTACTACTACAGTATTAATCTTAACGATGATGTTCTTTTCCTTTAATTTACGAATACTTTCAGCCTGACGTTCTAATAAGATACGGGCCCCATCAATCCCCTTATAGATGTTCCCATCATAGCGAACCATGGAATACACATGTTTAGCAATCTCTGGATCAATAGCATTAGCCGTAATCGTTACATGAGTAATCCCTAAATCAGCGATTTCATCGACATAATCAGGCACTGCCAAGCCATTACTAGATAAACAGAGCATGACGTGAGGGAAATCTTTTTTTACAAGACGGAATGTTTCAAGTGTCTTATCCGCATCACACATAGGATCTCCAGGTCCTGCAATGCCCACAACAGAAATATCCTTACGTGCATCAAATACCTTATGCACAAAGGCTGCTGCCTCTTGTGGCGTATAAACATGTTGCGTCACGCCCGGTCTATTTTCGTTAGCGCAATCGTACTTGCGATTACAATAATTACATTGAATATTACAATTCGGTGCAACTGGCAAATGTAAACGTCCCCAATTAGCGGCAGCATCCTTGTTGTAACATGGATGATTTTGTAGGAAACTTTGTCCTTGAACTTCTTTCATAATTAACCTTTCCGACCAAATCTAATAGCATCTTTATGGCATACATGCAAACAGTCACCACAGTTGGTGCAATTCATTTCATTTGGTCGTGTACCCATTTCACAAACACGTAGACACGCATCACAATCGTCACAATCACTAGTTTTATATACTTTAAAAATGGAAATTTTCCGTAATAATTCCATTACCCCACCAAATGGACATACAAAGCGACACCAAGCATTGGCGATGATAAGGGAACCAGCAATAATGGAGACGACCGTTATAGTGCGAGCCGCCCAATACCATTCGGAGAACTGCATAGATAAAATGACAGCATTAAAATATTCATCGCTCGTCCGAATTGGAATCATAATGCGGGGATTACCAAATTTGAAGTATACTACGAGCCCTAAAATTATAGTGACTACCATGCCGAGTTGAAGGAATCGCATGTAATGTTTACGATTTCTTAATGGTCCCATAGATATTTTTCCTAGCATTTGGTTAACCCACCCACTTGGGCAGAACCAACTACAAAATGCTCGACCAAAGAATACGACCATAATGGGCAGAATAATCCACCAAGCATAGAAATATGTCGTAATACGGCCCCAGCAGGTAATCATGGAACAGCTTTCACAGTTTACAAATGGCACAATATAAGGGCATCGGAATATGCCATAATATACCCATTTCCCCATAATAAAGAGGAAAATAAACTGTACGATACGACGCCAAAGCGTTAAATTCTTAGGGGCTTGTTTACCAGATATACCAGAACTGCCTTGGGACCTACAGGATGTAGATGACGGACAATGACTACACATCTTTCACACCAAACCTTTCTATCAAATCGAGACCTCTCGCACTATGAACGGATGTAAATCCGTGATTTTCTAAGATTTGTTGCCCTTCTTGGGAGCGTGTAAATTCAATATAGTCCGCAGCCAATGCACGATCTTGTACATATTTCATTGTATTAATGGTGAAAGTAAGTGGTGCAGGCGGCACAAATTGTGCAGGAATGGAGAAGTACTCAATACGATCCTTGAATCGATCATGTGTAGTAAGTCGCTTTTCAATGATAGATACATCTGCTTTACCTTCTACAAGGTCACACATCATGGAGATTACACAAGCATTTTCGGCTATCATATTCTTCATAATGCCATCAGTTAATCCTGACAGTTTCATAATTCCCTTTACAGAGGCACTACCAGGAGGTGATGCACCTAATGGCAACATAACGCGTACACCGGGCTCTGCCATATCCTTCAAATCACGAATTCCTGCTGGATTTCCCTTAGGTGTAACGATGACATAATCCGTAAAACATAATGGTTCAAAAGCAATGCTTACGCCCTTTTTGCGCATGTTCTTTGCTAACTCTAAGCCGCGAGCCCCAAAGACTTCGGTGCGGCTTTTTTCGGCAAGCAACGATTTACCAATAGCACCTGCAAAGGCACCAGTGTACTGAATATTGTGCCCTGTATGCATCGTATAGACTTGGTTTAAATCAAGGAATGCTTCCGACAAACCTCCACAAGTCCATACTTGCAATGAATCAGACTGTGTTGGCTTATAGGCACCGCGTATAAATGACGGTACAGCTGACGCAGCTGCTAACGCTAAAGCACCACCAATAAACTGGCGACGGGATATATCCTTTTTCAAAAATCCCATGTACTTACCACCTTTCACTGAACTTTACAGTACTAAGCATATACTCACATTATAGTATAAAAGCTATAAACTTTTCTGATTACATGCATAAATTTAATTAATTCAGCTATATAGATTAATCATATAGAATCCGTTTTTAAAGGCATAATTATAAATTTTCATCATATATTTCTATATCTATTATATTGAATATTTGTTACACTCAGTAAATATGATAATCCCTGAGAATCAAAGGAATATAAAAAGAGACTATGCGTTTAAAGCATAGTCTCTATTCATAAAAGCAAAAAGGCGGCACAACCAAATGGTTGTACCGCCTTGATTCATCAATTATTCAGCAGTGAATGGCAATAAAGCAATTGCACGTGCACGTTTGATAGATGTAGTCAATTTGCGTTGATGTTTTGCGCAAGTACCGGAAATACGACGAGGTAAGATTTTGCCGCGTTCAGTCGTAAAACGACGAAGTTTAGCAACGTCTTTATAGTCGATTTGATCGATATGGTCTGCACAGAAAACGCATACTTTTCTTCTTGGCTTTCTGCCTCTATCTCTTCTCATTGCGAATCCTCCTTTTCGAATTAGTAGGAGTCCCTGACACTAGAACGGGATGTTTTCGTCATCGCCGCCTGTACTGAAACTATCAAAATTGGACCCACCTTCGAAAGAATTAGTATTCATATCAAGGGATTGGCCCACAAAGTTCGCTACTACTTCAGTAACGTACCGTTTTTGACCGTCCTGAGTCTCGTAAGAACGAGTTTGCAAACGACCTTCTACAAAGCAACGACTGCCTTTACGAAGATTGCCTGCCGCTTCACCAAGTTTACCCCAAGCAACGCAGTTGATGAAAGCAGTTTGTTCTTTCGTCTCATTTGTTGTGGAATCAATATAGGTGTTTGTGGCAGCTACTGTGAAAGTTGCTACCGCACGACCAGTTTTGGTATAGCGTACTTCAGGATCACGAGCTAAATTACCTAGAATTTGTACAGAGTTCATGTTTTCCTCCAGGCTTTAATTATGCTTCGTGTTTAACAATTAGATGTCTTAGGACTTCATCGTTGATTTTCAATACACGATCGATTTCTTTGATTTCAGCAGGAGCTGCTTCAAAGTTGATCAATACATAGAAACCGTCAGTGAATTTCTTCACAGCGTAAGCAAGACGACGCTTGCCCCAACGATCTACCTTTTCTACTGTGCCGCCTACACGAGCAATTAAAGCTTCTACTTTTTCAATAACAGCGTTAGTTGCTTCCTCTTCAGCTGGTTTCACAATAAACATGACTTCGTATTTGTTCATACAAAATCACCTCCTCTTTCGGACTAATGCCCCTATCGACACATAGGGGTAGGAAGTGCTTACCATCAATAAGCCTTACTATTATAACCTAAAAAAAGAATGAAAGCAAGAGCTCAAATTTAAGCCCTTGCTTTCACCAATATTATATACGATTATATTTTTCATCTTCAGGAAAGGCGATAATGGCACAAATAATAACAAATAATGTAATGACCCCCATCATAGGATCTGCAGTATCGTTTGGTAAGAAGGTAAGCATCAACGATGATACAATACCACTACCATATTGCATAGCCCCTAGTAATGCCGCCCCAGACCCAGCCATTCTACCTGCTCTATCTAATGCTAATGCATTTGTTACAGCTGCAATGATACCATTCATGGAGAAGAATAAGAAGCAGCCAATAACGATTAACCACAGTGAATGGTAACCTAAAACCATCAAGCCCATTACAACGGATACACAAATAGCTGCAAATAATGTGGCATATCGCAATAATCTATCAAGGCGTATAGCACTTACAATACGACGATTGATTGCGCTCAGTAACATGACACCAATAATATTAACAGAAAATAGATAACCAAAATACTCTTTTGGC is part of the Veillonella sp. genome and encodes:
- a CDS encoding 1-deoxy-D-xylulose-5-phosphate synthase, which translates into the protein MNLIDIKSPADLKGLSISELTDLTAQARQALMTKVSEHGGHFGPPMGVAEMIMALHYVFNSPVDKIVYDVSHQSYVHKMVTGRALAFLDHDHYDDVTGYTDPTESEHDFFNIGHTSTSISLASGLATARNLKGDSENIIAIIGDGSLSGGEAFEGLDYAATLDSNMIIIVNDNDQSIAENHGGLYRGLRELRESNGESSNNIFKALGLDYRFVADGNDLETLINVFKDVKDINHPIVLHIVTQKGKGYAIAEQNKEAFHWTRPFDLETGKLKKEHHGPTYAGTIADYLMEQIKVDPTVVAINAGTPGGFGFNSEWRNEAGKQYIDVGIAEEHAIAMSSGIAKNGGKPVFSVDSTFLQRAYDQLVQDLCVNNNSAVIINHMASVYGMNDVTHLGFFDIPMLTSIPNLVYLAPTNNEELLAMTEYAVHQHEHPVAIRVPVGEFTSTGVADTTDYSILNKSEVTRHGERIALLGLGNFYHLANQVADELAKDGIHATVVNPKFASGIDEALLEKLEANHSVVFTLEDGVVEGGWGQRVASFYGPSDVRVKNYGIAKEFHDRYDATELLRENGVSLDQIVADAKQILSI
- the nifB gene encoding nitrogenase cofactor biosynthesis protein NifB, giving the protein MKEVQGQSFLQNHPCYNKDAAANWGRLHLPVAPNCNIQCNYCNRKYDCANENRPGVTQHVYTPQEAAAFVHKVFDARKDISVVGIAGPGDPMCDADKTLETFRLVKKDFPHVMLCLSSNGLAVPDYVDEIADLGITHVTITANAIDPEIAKHVYSMVRYDGNIYKGIDGARILLERQAESIRKLKEKNIIVKINTVVVPDVNMDHVPAIAKQAEAWGVDLMNCIAMIPVHDTAFENHRGPTAEEIDNMRQFIGHYVPQMTHCKRCRADAIGRLCEA
- a CDS encoding MerR family transcriptional regulator — its product is MTYTVGEIAKKLNVAPSTLRYYDKEGLLPFVERSAGGIRVFHDTDMDWLELIECMKHTGMPIKEIKHFIDYCVEGDSRINERLSIIKNQRDRVLVEIESLQARLSMLEFKTWFYEQAQANGTTSFYESLTPDDVPVEYHKYFERKWRADKEAAEKGESPKKYRAV
- the rpsR gene encoding 30S ribosomal protein S18, which produces MRRDRGRKPRRKVCVFCADHIDQIDYKDVAKLRRFTTERGKILPRRISGTCAKHQRKLTTSIKRARAIALLPFTAE
- the rpsF gene encoding 30S ribosomal protein S6, which codes for MNKYEVMFIVKPAEEEATNAVIEKVEALIARVGGTVEKVDRWGKRRLAYAVKKFTDGFYVLINFEAAPAEIKEIDRVLKINDEVLRHLIVKHEA
- a CDS encoding single-stranded DNA-binding protein, whose amino-acid sequence is MNSVQILGNLARDPEVRYTKTGRAVATFTVAATNTYIDSTTNETKEQTAFINCVAWGKLGEAAGNLRKGSRCFVEGRLQTRSYETQDGQKRYVTEVVANFVGQSLDMNTNSFEGGSNFDSFSTGGDDENIPF
- a CDS encoding carboxymuconolactone decarboxylase family protein, encoding MKKVLTLTLAVAIVAGGYMSEANGAGEQPSKQAPSISEINIYTPKELNARQKDLVDIGRYTASGDQGALKSTIASAIERGTLTPQEVSIAIRQLYSAAGLKQMNAALATFDQLREERPEFGADYEKMVPKQTGLSALLGNGTNGAALAKAKNEDTKEAVQYNTFRMKKPKPQNRNRSRLGKLDRELVAAAALGTRVGKNNLFAASEKSLSELGLSKYQIENLESLIF
- a CDS encoding DUF3343 domain-containing protein; translation: MKYIATFYSHFGAIRFKREAPEGVTNIELRPVPRDLSSSCGTSASFDAGESFTFTDDPTEEIEQIVAVTDEGYRTIFESPNK
- the yedE gene encoding YedE family putative selenium transporter, giving the protein MSGSHEKRNLIIAGLIIGAIAGFLVLAGNPGNMGFCIACFVRDTVGGLGLHRAAPVQYIRPEIIGLILGAYLLSMIRGEHQSKGGSSPIIRFILGFFVMIGALMFLGCPIRMILRLGGGDLNALFGIAGFAGGIGFGTIFLKKGYSLQRTYTLSKLESAMMPAIQVGLLVLVVAAPAFIFFSQKGPGAMHAPWLISLAAGLVVGGLSQVSRLCTVGGFRDLFLFKKSILIFGYLAVLIGVFVVNVSFGNFHLGFENQPIAHTDGLWNFLGMALAGFCSVLLGGCPLRQLIMTGEGNSDSAVTVLGLAAGAAFAHNFGLAASGAGPTLNGEIAVGVGFVVALIIAVVNTKRANA
- a CDS encoding substrate-binding domain-containing protein encodes the protein MGFLKKDISRRQFIGGALALAAASAVPSFIRGAYKPTQSDSLQVWTCGGLSEAFLDLNQVYTMHTGHNIQYTGAFAGAIGKSLLAEKSRTEVFGARGLELAKNMRKKGVSIAFEPLCFTDYVIVTPKGNPAGIRDLKDMAEPGVRVMLPLGASPPGSASVKGIMKLSGLTDGIMKNMIAENACVISMMCDLVEGKADVSIIEKRLTTHDRFKDRIEYFSIPAQFVPPAPLTFTINTMKYVQDRALAADYIEFTRSQEGQQILENHGFTSVHSARGLDLIERFGVKDV
- the trmB gene encoding tRNA (guanosine(46)-N7)-methyltransferase TrmB, whose protein sequence is MRLRRKPWIDEAIHEYDSHIILSGQEQYKGKWRELFAHPERPLYMELGTGKGRFIAGMSEAYPDANFVGFEVQIGVIYYAAQKIFEAERDNAKVSLFDIAGIEEVVAPGEVDRFYINFCDPWPKAKHAKRRLTYHTFLDRYARLLKDGGEVHFKTDNEGLFMFSLEEFKECGWELKNVTYDLHSTDLPNVKTEYEEKFSAKGQPIFRLEAIKPKVQKEA
- a CDS encoding aminotransferase class V-fold PLP-dependent enzyme, whose translation is MDYIYLDNASTSFPKAPTVATAMSDYITNRGININRGSYALAYDVEDIIYTTRQRLNTLFNGHDPSHVTFTQNVTMSLNMVIKGLLKDGDHVLVSSMEHNAVMRPLTQLLDKGITFDIIPCDKTGSIQLESIEALIRPNTVAIIINHASNVCGTIQPIESIGTICKAHNLHFIVDAAQTAGVIPIDVKACHIDALCFTGHKGLLGPQGIGGIILTKEMAQTLTPLIAGGTGSFSHLETMPTNMPDAFEAGTLNLPGIIGLNEGLSYIESQGMENIHNHELALTKAFLEGLHSITGVNIIGKQDIQDRTAVVSITIDDMDAASIAYELESKYHIMTRVGLHCAPRAHQTLGTYPEGTVRFSFGYANTLEDVDMALSALHTILKNTK
- a CDS encoding 4Fe-4S binding protein, coding for MCSHCPSSTSCRSQGSSGISGKQAPKNLTLWRRIVQFIFLFIMGKWVYYGIFRCPYIVPFVNCESCSMITCWGRITTYFYAWWIILPIMVVFFGRAFCSWFCPSGWVNQMLGKISMGPLRNRKHYMRFLQLGMVVTIILGLVVYFKFGNPRIMIPIRTSDEYFNAVILSMQFSEWYWAARTITVVSIIAGSLIIANAWCRFVCPFGGVMELLRKISIFKVYKTSDCDDCDACLRVCEMGTRPNEMNCTNCGDCLHVCHKDAIRFGRKG